The Paeniglutamicibacter sulfureus genome includes a region encoding these proteins:
- the cls gene encoding cardiolipin synthase, whose amino-acid sequence MFTGAWWWATALVVLDLAIRVLAVVFVPRNRRPTSGMAWLLAIFLIPYFGVIAFLLIGSPKLPRKRREVQEEINTFMRSISAEEPHDEARGKNPAWFNSLVEMNNAYGGLPLLAGNSGRLLGDYEQTIQTMADAVDAATDHVHVQFYILSVDATTAGFFDALERASARGVRVNVMLDHWASRGKPHYAATKARLDAMGADWRLMLPLQPLKGKFQRPDLRNHRKILVIDGTVGYMGSLNMISRDYNVKKNIARGLKWKELVLELDGPGVATLDAVFISDWYSETGEVIIEGVRRAELVASGDSPGRLGTALIEHREERGTMLTQVVPSGPGFERENNLRLFLGLIHAAQKRIVITSPYFVPDESLMYAVTSAVARGVPVDLFVSEVGDQALVYHAQRSYYEELLRAGVRIYLYPAPYILHAKHFTIDDETALIGSSNMDMRSFGLNMEVSMLVRDAGFVDQMREVEDDYREVSRQLTLEEWLKQPLRSTVLDNLARLTSALQ is encoded by the coding sequence ATGTTTACAGGTGCCTGGTGGTGGGCGACCGCGCTGGTGGTCCTGGATTTGGCCATTCGCGTCCTTGCCGTGGTCTTCGTCCCGCGCAACCGCCGCCCCACCTCCGGGATGGCGTGGCTGCTGGCGATCTTCCTGATCCCCTACTTCGGGGTCATCGCCTTCCTGCTGATCGGTTCGCCCAAGCTGCCGCGAAAGCGCCGCGAGGTGCAGGAGGAGATCAACACGTTCATGCGCTCGATCAGCGCCGAGGAACCCCACGATGAAGCCCGCGGGAAAAACCCTGCCTGGTTCAACTCGCTGGTGGAGATGAACAACGCCTACGGCGGCCTACCCCTGTTGGCGGGGAATTCGGGCCGACTGCTGGGCGACTACGAGCAGACCATCCAAACCATGGCCGATGCCGTCGATGCGGCCACCGACCATGTCCACGTGCAGTTCTACATCCTCAGCGTGGATGCGACCACCGCCGGGTTCTTCGACGCACTGGAACGGGCCAGTGCGCGCGGGGTGCGGGTGAACGTGATGCTTGACCACTGGGCCTCACGCGGCAAGCCGCACTATGCCGCCACCAAGGCGCGCCTGGATGCGATGGGCGCGGACTGGCGACTGATGCTTCCCCTGCAGCCGTTGAAGGGCAAGTTCCAGCGCCCGGACTTGCGCAACCACCGCAAGATCCTGGTCATCGACGGCACCGTCGGCTACATGGGCTCGCTGAACATGATTTCCCGCGACTACAACGTGAAGAAGAACATAGCCCGCGGCCTGAAGTGGAAGGAACTGGTCCTGGAGCTGGACGGACCGGGCGTGGCCACGCTGGATGCGGTGTTCATCTCCGACTGGTATTCCGAGACCGGGGAGGTCATCATCGAGGGCGTGCGCCGGGCGGAGCTGGTGGCCAGCGGCGATTCGCCGGGCCGACTGGGCACAGCGCTGATCGAGCACCGCGAAGAGCGCGGAACCATGCTCACCCAGGTGGTCCCCTCGGGCCCGGGGTTCGAGCGCGAAAACAACCTGCGGCTCTTCCTGGGGCTGATCCACGCGGCCCAAAAACGCATCGTGATCACCTCTCCCTACTTCGTGCCCGACGAATCGCTGATGTACGCGGTCACCTCCGCTGTCGCCCGCGGGGTCCCGGTGGACCTGTTCGTCTCGGAGGTCGGGGACCAGGCGCTGGTCTACCATGCGCAGCGCTCCTACTACGAGGAGCTGCTGCGCGCCGGGGTGCGGATCTACCTCTACCCGGCCCCGTACATCCTGCACGCCAAGCACTTCACCATCGACGACGAGACGGCGCTGATCGGATCCAGCAACATGGACATGCGTTCCTTCGGCCTGAACATGGAGGTCTCGATGCTGGTCCGCGACGCGGGCTTCGTGGACCAGATGCGCGAGGTCGAGGACGACTACCGCGAGGTCAGCCGGCAGCTCACGCTCGAGGAATGGCTCAAGCAGCCGCTGCGCTCCACGGTGCTGGACAACCTGGCCCGTCTGACTTCGGCGCTGCAGTAG
- a CDS encoding carboxylesterase/lipase family protein: protein MSLDTGVVLMGLGNDPHGISLVRETPCGPVEGVLIGGVERFLGIPYAAAPVGRNRFAVPTLPEPWSETLAAGHYGPTAGQVPYSGALGTLLPTVVIPGDACLNVNVFAPAKRTSGLRPVLLWIHGGSLQHGSNALPGYDGTAFARDAVVFVAANYRLGAEGFSLLEDAPPNLGLADVIAALEWTRANIASFGGDPEQVTLMGHGAGGTMVAALLAHPRASSLFARAIIQSAPLTALPLSRARRMTQRIAKDLGIEATREEFSARTPAELLASHLRVAADSTPLNGGPAHGLAIEPLLVPRDPLEAMLAGAGMDIPLLIGTTTQELRLWLGPTGRGAKVSRVHLAVARRKAGISKDAQRLYGRNRPGAGPGEILGALATDKVLRVPMYTLADARRYAEGQTQVYEFAWHSPVQDLGAAHRMELPFVFDNLGTKDAAGLVGEEAPQSLATAMHEAWVCFATLGYAEWPHWDIRRPVKTFNGLGNDVVFSPRDDEAGAIC from the coding sequence GTGTCGCTGGATACGGGAGTGGTCTTGATGGGCCTTGGCAATGATCCGCATGGCATTTCGCTGGTCCGCGAGACGCCCTGCGGCCCGGTGGAAGGCGTACTCATCGGCGGCGTCGAACGCTTCCTGGGGATTCCCTATGCCGCCGCGCCCGTGGGCAGAAACCGTTTTGCCGTCCCCACGCTCCCGGAACCCTGGAGCGAAACCCTGGCCGCTGGCCACTACGGACCCACCGCCGGACAGGTCCCCTATTCCGGGGCACTTGGCACGCTACTGCCCACCGTCGTCATTCCCGGCGATGCGTGCCTGAACGTGAATGTCTTTGCCCCCGCCAAGCGCACCTCGGGCTTGCGTCCGGTGCTGCTGTGGATCCATGGCGGGTCGCTGCAGCACGGGTCCAACGCGCTGCCCGGCTACGACGGCACCGCCTTTGCCCGGGACGCGGTGGTCTTCGTCGCGGCCAACTACCGGCTGGGCGCCGAGGGATTCTCGCTGCTGGAGGACGCCCCGCCGAACCTGGGGCTTGCCGATGTCATTGCCGCCCTGGAATGGACCAGGGCCAACATCGCTTCCTTCGGCGGGGACCCGGAGCAGGTCACCCTCATGGGACACGGGGCCGGCGGCACCATGGTGGCGGCACTGCTGGCACACCCGCGCGCCTCCTCGCTGTTCGCGCGCGCCATCATCCAAAGCGCCCCGCTGACCGCCTTGCCCCTGTCCCGGGCCCGACGGATGACCCAACGCATCGCCAAGGACCTGGGCATCGAAGCCACCCGGGAGGAATTCTCCGCCCGCACCCCCGCCGAGCTGCTGGCTTCCCACCTCCGGGTGGCAGCCGATTCAACGCCGTTGAATGGCGGTCCGGCCCATGGGCTGGCGATCGAGCCGCTGCTGGTGCCCCGGGACCCGCTGGAGGCCATGCTCGCCGGTGCCGGAATGGACATTCCCCTGTTGATCGGCACTACGACCCAGGAGCTCCGACTCTGGCTGGGGCCCACTGGCCGCGGCGCCAAGGTCTCCAGGGTGCACCTCGCTGTGGCGCGGCGAAAGGCCGGCATCTCCAAGGACGCGCAGCGGCTCTACGGGCGCAATCGCCCCGGTGCCGGCCCGGGTGAGATCCTGGGCGCCCTGGCCACCGACAAGGTGTTGCGGGTGCCGATGTACACGCTGGCGGATGCCAGACGCTACGCCGAAGGGCAGACCCAGGTCTACGAGTTCGCCTGGCACAGCCCGGTCCAGGACCTGGGCGCGGCACACCGGATGGAACTGCCCTTCGTCTTTGACAATCTGGGCACCAAGGACGCTGCGGGGCTGGTGGGCGAGGAGGCACCGCAGTCCCTGGCCACTGCCATGCACGAGGCCTGGGTATGCTTTGCCACCCTGGGGTACGCCGAATGGCCGCACTGGGACATCCGCCGCCCGGTGAAGACGTTCAACGGACTGGGCAACGACGTCGTCTTCTCCCCGCGCGACGACGAGGCAGGGGCGATCTGCTGA
- the lysA gene encoding diaminopimelate decarboxylase, which produces MTSSPLAPTWLSLPTDVNALRPIEWAAGVARSESGELAVQNLLVSDLAKEFGTPLFVLDEDDFRARARGFKQAFDAAFADLCGGVDVYYAGKAFLSTEVARWVTSEGLRLDTCSGGEMAVARVAGVPAANLSLHGNNKSATEIRTALEADLGRIVIDSLDELERVALLARETGKRANVMLRLTPGVHASTHEFIATAHEDQKFGLSMIPVGDDASPAAAAVAFALGHPELNLLGLHAHIGSQIFEAEGFALAAQKMLGFLAQVRKDHGVELPELDLGGGYGIAYTEVDTPREPAVLAAAMAEVVGSTAAELGLKVPRISIEPGRAIAGPSTFTLYEAGVRKSVQVETGDGTLVPRRYVSVDGGMSDNARPVLYDADYTAVLAGRVTESEPIISRVVGKHCESGDIVVRDVYLPEDVAAGDLLAVPGTGAYCWALSSNYNYLGRPGVVAVRNGAVRAIIRRETEADLLARDLGA; this is translated from the coding sequence ATGACCTCTTCACCACTTGCCCCGACCTGGCTGTCCCTGCCCACCGATGTCAATGCGCTGCGCCCGATCGAATGGGCCGCCGGCGTCGCCCGCTCCGAAAGCGGCGAACTCGCCGTGCAGAACCTGTTGGTCAGCGACCTGGCCAAGGAATTCGGCACCCCACTCTTCGTGCTGGATGAAGACGACTTCCGTGCCCGTGCCCGCGGCTTCAAGCAGGCCTTCGACGCCGCGTTCGCCGATCTGTGCGGCGGCGTGGATGTCTACTACGCCGGCAAGGCGTTCCTGAGCACCGAGGTGGCCCGCTGGGTCACCTCCGAGGGCCTGCGCCTGGACACCTGCTCCGGCGGGGAAATGGCCGTGGCCCGCGTCGCCGGCGTGCCGGCCGCCAACCTCTCGCTGCACGGGAACAACAAGTCGGCCACCGAAATCCGCACCGCGCTGGAGGCCGACCTGGGCCGCATCGTCATCGACTCGCTGGACGAGCTCGAGCGCGTGGCACTGCTGGCGCGCGAGACCGGCAAGCGCGCCAATGTGATGCTGCGCCTGACCCCCGGCGTGCACGCCAGCACCCACGAGTTCATTGCCACCGCGCACGAGGACCAGAAGTTCGGCCTCTCGATGATCCCGGTGGGCGATGACGCTTCCCCCGCTGCGGCCGCGGTCGCCTTCGCGCTGGGTCACCCGGAGCTGAACCTGCTGGGCCTGCACGCGCACATCGGCTCGCAGATCTTCGAGGCCGAGGGCTTCGCGCTGGCCGCGCAGAAGATGCTCGGCTTCCTGGCACAGGTCAGGAAGGACCACGGCGTCGAGCTGCCCGAGCTGGACTTGGGCGGCGGCTATGGCATCGCCTACACCGAGGTCGACACCCCGCGCGAACCGGCGGTGCTGGCTGCCGCCATGGCAGAGGTCGTGGGCAGCACCGCTGCCGAACTGGGCCTGAAGGTCCCGCGGATCTCCATCGAGCCGGGCCGCGCCATCGCCGGCCCCTCCACCTTCACCCTCTACGAGGCCGGGGTGCGCAAGTCGGTCCAGGTCGAGACCGGGGACGGCACCCTGGTGCCCCGCCGCTACGTGTCGGTTGACGGCGGCATGAGCGACAACGCCCGACCGGTGCTTTACGACGCCGACTACACCGCGGTGCTGGCCGGCCGTGTGACGGAAAGTGAACCGATTATTTCACGTGTGGTTGGGAAACATTGCGAGTCCGGTGACATAGTCGTACGGGACGTTTACCTGCCCGAGGATGTTGCCGCCGGCGACCTTTTGGCCGTTCCGGGAACCGGGGCCTATTGCTGGGCCCTGTCGAGCAACTACAACTACCTGGGTCGCCCGGGCGTGGTTGCAGTGCGCAATGGCGCGGTCCGCGCCATCATCCGCAGGGAAACCGAAGCCGATCTGTTGGCCCGCGATTTGGGAGCATAG
- a CDS encoding YciI family protein — protein MKFMLIMRSTQAAKEAYEKADFNEIINAMGAYNESLIKAGVLLAGEGLSDDLSEAFVVDFSEETPIVTDGPYGEVHELFNGFWILQVSSKEEAVEWASRAPLGAGAKLEVRRVTDMSDFEDFADNEYLKKEEVWREELGQP, from the coding sequence ATGAAATTCATGCTGATCATGCGCTCGACCCAGGCCGCCAAGGAAGCCTACGAGAAGGCGGACTTCAACGAGATCATAAATGCCATGGGCGCCTACAACGAATCCCTGATCAAGGCGGGTGTGCTGCTAGCCGGAGAGGGGCTTTCCGATGACCTCAGCGAGGCCTTCGTCGTCGACTTCTCGGAGGAAACCCCGATCGTCACCGACGGCCCCTATGGGGAAGTCCACGAGCTGTTCAACGGCTTCTGGATCCTCCAGGTCTCCAGCAAGGAGGAAGCCGTGGAGTGGGCCAGCCGGGCGCCACTGGGCGCCGGCGCCAAGCTCGAGGTCCGCCGCGTCACCGACATGTCGGATTTCGAGGACTTTGCCGACAACGAATACCTCAAGAAGGAAGAGGTCTGGCGCGAGGAACTCGGACAGCCGTAA
- the argS gene encoding arginine--tRNA ligase — protein sequence MTPEELSTAISACLRDAVDAGQISVDVPENVRVERPKSREHGDWATNIALQLGKKAGMNPRDFAQVLATRLAESAGVAGVEIAGPGFLNITLEAGAAGGLAKAIVEAGTEYGKNDALVGHEINMEFVSANPTGPLHIGHTRWAALGDSIARVLKASGATVTSEYYINDAGNQMNIFALSVYNRLHGLPVPEGGYPGAYIKELADAVAKAHPDIRSLTQEAALPIVRHAAYVAQMADIKETLNDFGVEFDVFFSEQELHAGGAVEDAVARLREQGHIDDTDGAVWLRTTDFGDDKDRVLIRANGEPTYFAADAAYYLSKKDRGFTEKIYLLGADHHGYVNRLKAIAAAAGDDPKVNIEVLIGQLISVNGARLSKRAGNIIELRDLIDWLGADALRYSLGRYPADSPMTIDPEQLKKNTNDNPVFYVQYAHARSRAASRNAVEKGVERTDFDATLLTHETENDLLAALGQFPSVVAQAATHREPHRVARHVELLAGAYHSWYAACRVTPVGDGAVEPIHRTRLWLNDATTQVLANGLGLLGVSAPEKM from the coding sequence GTGACTCCTGAAGAACTCTCCACAGCCATTTCCGCTTGCCTCCGCGACGCAGTCGACGCCGGCCAGATTTCCGTCGACGTGCCCGAGAATGTGCGAGTGGAGCGACCGAAGAGTCGCGAGCACGGGGATTGGGCCACCAACATCGCCCTGCAGCTGGGCAAGAAGGCCGGGATGAACCCGCGCGATTTCGCCCAGGTCCTGGCCACCCGCTTGGCGGAATCGGCCGGAGTAGCCGGAGTCGAGATCGCCGGACCGGGCTTCCTGAACATCACCCTCGAGGCTGGTGCCGCCGGGGGGCTGGCCAAGGCCATCGTCGAGGCCGGCACCGAGTACGGCAAGAACGATGCCCTGGTGGGCCACGAGATCAACATGGAGTTCGTCTCCGCGAACCCCACCGGACCGCTGCACATCGGCCACACCCGCTGGGCAGCCCTGGGCGACTCGATCGCCCGCGTGCTCAAGGCCAGCGGTGCCACCGTCACGTCCGAGTACTACATCAACGACGCCGGCAACCAGATGAACATCTTTGCCCTGTCTGTCTACAACCGACTGCATGGCCTGCCGGTTCCTGAGGGCGGCTACCCCGGTGCATACATCAAGGAACTGGCCGATGCCGTGGCCAAGGCGCACCCGGACATCCGATCGCTCACCCAGGAAGCCGCGCTGCCGATCGTCCGCCATGCCGCCTACGTGGCGCAGATGGCCGACATCAAGGAGACCCTGAACGACTTCGGCGTCGAGTTCGACGTTTTCTTCTCCGAACAGGAACTGCACGCCGGGGGAGCCGTCGAGGATGCCGTGGCGCGCCTGCGCGAGCAGGGTCACATCGACGACACCGACGGTGCCGTGTGGCTGCGCACCACGGACTTCGGAGACGACAAGGACCGCGTGCTGATCCGTGCCAACGGCGAGCCGACGTACTTCGCCGCCGACGCCGCCTACTACCTGTCCAAGAAGGACCGCGGCTTCACCGAGAAGATCTACCTGCTCGGCGCCGACCACCACGGCTACGTCAACCGCCTCAAGGCCATCGCGGCCGCGGCCGGCGACGATCCCAAGGTCAACATCGAGGTGCTGATCGGCCAGCTGATCTCGGTCAACGGCGCCCGCCTGTCCAAGCGTGCCGGCAACATCATCGAGCTGCGCGACCTGATCGACTGGCTCGGCGCCGATGCGCTGCGCTACTCGCTGGGCCGCTACCCGGCCGATTCGCCGATGACCATCGACCCGGAGCAGCTGAAGAAGAACACCAACGACAACCCGGTGTTCTACGTCCAGTACGCCCACGCCCGCTCCCGCGCCGCCAGCCGCAACGCGGTGGAAAAGGGCGTGGAACGCACCGACTTCGATGCGACGCTGCTCACCCACGAGACCGAGAACGACCTGCTCGCGGCCCTTGGCCAGTTCCCCTCGGTCGTCGCCCAGGCGGCAACCCACCGCGAACCGCACCGCGTGGCCCGCCACGTCGAGCTGCTCGCCGGCGCCTACCACTCCTGGTACGCGGCCTGCCGCGTGACCCCCGTGGGCGACGGCGCCGTCGAGCCCATCCACCGCACCCGCCTGTGGCTCAATGACGCCACCACCCAGGTCCTGGCCAACGGCCTGGGACTGCTGGGCGTCTCGGCCCCGGAAAAGATGTAA
- a CDS encoding response regulator transcription factor, which translates to MNQPQIRVALVDDQQLFRSGLAVIIGAQPDMAVVAQATDGTEALGAIAVHEPDVVLMDVQMSPMGGVEATRKIFEDATGRFDKLPKVIMLTTFDWDEHAATAIRHGASGFILKDSTPEFVCESIRAVNGGNAVIAPQSLAALLRDEPAPVPEVPLPYLELTEREREVFAAVALGLTNQEISEKLFLSGSTVKTHIGAILRKLELRDRVQIVVYSYENCIGR; encoded by the coding sequence TTGAACCAACCGCAGATCCGCGTGGCGCTGGTCGATGACCAGCAACTTTTTCGTTCCGGCCTGGCGGTGATCATCGGCGCCCAGCCCGACATGGCCGTGGTGGCGCAGGCAACCGACGGCACCGAGGCCCTGGGCGCGATCGCCGTCCACGAACCCGACGTGGTGCTGATGGACGTACAGATGTCGCCGATGGGCGGCGTCGAGGCCACCCGCAAGATCTTCGAGGACGCGACGGGCCGCTTCGATAAGCTCCCGAAGGTCATCATGCTCACGACCTTCGACTGGGACGAACATGCCGCCACCGCGATCCGGCACGGGGCCAGCGGCTTCATCCTCAAGGACAGCACTCCCGAGTTCGTTTGCGAATCGATTCGCGCGGTCAATGGCGGCAATGCAGTGATCGCCCCGCAGTCCCTGGCCGCGCTGTTGCGCGACGAGCCGGCACCGGTGCCCGAGGTTCCCCTGCCCTACCTGGAGCTGACCGAGCGGGAGCGGGAGGTGTTCGCCGCCGTGGCGTTGGGGCTGACCAACCAAGAGATCTCCGAGAAGCTGTTCCTGAGCGGATCAACGGTCAAGACCCACATCGGGGCGATCCTGCGCAAGCTCGAGCTACGCGACCGGGTGCAGATCGTGGTCTATTCCTACGAAAACTGCATCGGCCGCTAG
- a CDS encoding RNA polymerase sigma factor: MADTQRTLDALWRIEGARIVATLAKMTGDLGQAEDLAQEALVDALAQWPGEGIPKNAGAWITAVAKRKAIDAWRRTTRLDERQRELARNLRESTEQAWEPIDDDLLRLVFTACHPVLSREAQVALTLRVVGGLRTEEIARMMLVPVATVQQRIVRAKKTLAAAKIPFEAPEAQAWGERLSAVLAVIYLVFTEGYAATAGDDLIRRELANEALRLGRVLLGLLPREPEVAGLVALMEIQASRFSARISRDGSPILLADQDRSRWDHSQIMRGRRALERADALRHGRGFYALQAAIAECHAVARSVGETDWGRIVLLYGALCSLAPGPVVELNRAVAVSMTEGPDAALRIVDHLAQQGALASSHLLPSVRGELLARLGRNPEAVAEFLLAASLVGNRRMGAVFRAKAEDLQSRSSGELGRPPQ; encoded by the coding sequence ATGGCAGACACCCAACGCACCCTTGACGCGCTCTGGCGCATCGAGGGTGCGCGCATTGTTGCAACCTTGGCCAAGATGACAGGCGACCTTGGACAGGCGGAGGACCTCGCCCAGGAAGCACTGGTTGATGCGCTCGCGCAATGGCCCGGCGAGGGGATCCCAAAAAATGCCGGCGCCTGGATCACCGCGGTGGCCAAGCGAAAGGCCATCGATGCGTGGCGCCGGACGACCAGGCTCGATGAACGCCAGCGGGAGTTGGCCCGGAACCTCCGGGAATCGACCGAGCAAGCTTGGGAGCCCATCGACGACGACTTGTTGCGTCTGGTCTTCACCGCCTGCCATCCGGTGCTGTCCCGTGAGGCTCAGGTTGCGCTGACACTGCGCGTCGTGGGCGGGCTGCGGACCGAGGAAATTGCCCGGATGATGCTGGTGCCCGTGGCCACCGTGCAGCAACGGATCGTGCGTGCCAAAAAGACGCTCGCCGCGGCAAAAATACCGTTCGAGGCCCCGGAGGCGCAGGCGTGGGGCGAACGCCTGTCGGCGGTGCTGGCGGTGATCTACCTCGTGTTCACCGAGGGCTACGCCGCCACGGCCGGCGACGACCTGATCCGCCGCGAGCTGGCCAACGAGGCGCTGCGCCTGGGCCGGGTCCTGCTCGGACTGCTTCCCCGGGAGCCGGAGGTCGCCGGGCTGGTGGCGTTGATGGAGATCCAGGCCTCGCGGTTTTCGGCCAGGATCTCCCGGGACGGCAGCCCGATCCTTCTGGCCGACCAGGATCGTTCGCGCTGGGACCACTCGCAGATCATGCGGGGGCGCCGGGCGTTGGAACGTGCCGATGCACTGCGGCACGGTCGGGGCTTCTATGCCCTCCAGGCGGCCATCGCCGAATGCCACGCCGTGGCACGGAGCGTCGGGGAAACCGACTGGGGCAGGATTGTGCTGCTCTATGGGGCCTTGTGCAGCCTTGCGCCGGGACCCGTCGTCGAGCTGAATCGGGCAGTGGCGGTCTCGATGACCGAAGGACCGGATGCGGCCCTGCGCATCGTCGACCACTTGGCACAGCAGGGGGCACTGGCCAGTTCGCATTTATTGCCGAGCGTGCGCGGGGAATTGCTGGCCCGATTGGGACGCAACCCCGAAGCCGTGGCCGAATTCCTGCTGGCGGCCTCGCTGGTCGGTAACAGGCGCATGGGCGCAGTCTTCCGGGCGAAGGCGGAGGACCTTCAATCCAGGTCTTCGGGGGAATTAGGACGGCCCCCACAGTGA
- a CDS encoding iron chaperone, with protein MAKITGTTPEEYLGNVPAELQPRARALHQALCETLPRASVQIKWGQPAFVDDTILVAYAVFSKHINLYTTPSSRAALAGELAGYTLGKGSIRLPHDEPLPLDLIKLVASAREKEFREQHVRWM; from the coding sequence ATGGCCAAGATCACGGGCACCACCCCCGAGGAGTACCTCGGCAATGTCCCCGCCGAACTCCAGCCCCGCGCCCGGGCACTGCACCAGGCGCTGTGCGAGACGCTGCCCCGCGCCAGCGTCCAGATCAAGTGGGGGCAACCTGCCTTCGTGGACGACACCATCCTGGTGGCCTACGCGGTGTTCTCCAAGCACATCAACCTCTACACCACGCCCAGCTCACGCGCGGCGCTCGCCGGGGAGCTGGCCGGCTACACGCTGGGCAAGGGATCCATCCGGCTTCCGCACGACGAGCCGCTCCCACTGGACCTCATCAAGCTGGTGGCCTCGGCCAGGGAAAAGGAATTCCGGGAGCAACACGTGCGCTGGATGTAA
- a CDS encoding sensor histidine kinase, with protein MSAEADYYEPVRWRGRWGWRSDVTAAALFLALVVFCHEFLLWGSYSGNYLGDTSLFVLAAAVAIGCARVLPGVALALVWVGTLLQMLRGVDVDLAQLAALYVVGMAARYGTRLWVLCAGLSIAAGSVLGTAYIGRIGSWVSDPLFRAMESNAWPTNNQVIAVFVVVASVLTLPWLLGLLLRLLAGKQTAERGSARAREEADSALELARLRSENAALARDVHDVVGHSLAVIIAQADSIRFIPDADVVRIRETTGTIAEAARRSLGEVRQVLSQTAETKSTDARVVDTGAMGARRSGARQAVSTATRSMALQTAQMGLLHPAVSEISAILQNVRGTGYEVSEETLGEPVPLPADIVPATRRIIQEMLANALHHGCATTPIYVRHYWGATSYTLSLTNYFEASALSKRAGTGIAGMRQRLASLSGTLSINTEDGVAGAPDLFTIAATFPLNHEWTTR; from the coding sequence GTGAGCGCGGAAGCAGACTATTACGAGCCGGTTCGTTGGCGCGGGCGTTGGGGGTGGCGCTCCGATGTGACGGCCGCGGCCCTTTTTCTGGCCCTGGTGGTTTTCTGCCACGAGTTCCTGCTATGGGGTTCGTACTCGGGCAACTACCTCGGCGACACGTCGTTATTCGTGCTGGCCGCCGCCGTGGCCATCGGTTGCGCGCGGGTCTTGCCGGGGGTGGCGCTCGCGCTGGTCTGGGTCGGCACGCTGTTGCAGATGCTCCGTGGAGTGGACGTCGACCTCGCCCAGCTGGCCGCACTGTACGTGGTGGGAATGGCCGCCAGGTACGGCACACGGCTGTGGGTTTTGTGCGCGGGCCTGTCGATTGCCGCGGGATCGGTGCTCGGCACCGCCTACATCGGCCGGATCGGCTCCTGGGTCTCCGATCCGCTCTTCCGCGCCATGGAGTCAAACGCCTGGCCCACCAACAACCAAGTCATCGCGGTCTTCGTGGTGGTTGCATCGGTGCTGACGCTGCCGTGGCTGCTGGGCCTGTTGCTGCGGCTCTTGGCCGGGAAACAGACGGCCGAACGCGGATCGGCGCGGGCGCGGGAGGAAGCGGACAGCGCCCTGGAACTGGCCCGGTTGCGCTCGGAGAATGCGGCCCTGGCTCGCGACGTGCACGACGTCGTGGGCCACTCCCTGGCAGTGATCATTGCCCAGGCCGACTCGATCCGCTTCATCCCCGACGCAGATGTGGTTCGCATCCGCGAGACGACCGGGACCATCGCCGAGGCTGCCCGCCGATCCCTGGGCGAGGTGCGCCAGGTGCTGTCGCAAACCGCGGAAACCAAGTCGACCGATGCCAGGGTCGTGGACACCGGGGCGATGGGTGCCAGAAGGTCCGGTGCCAGGCAGGCCGTGTCGACGGCAACGCGCAGCATGGCACTGCAGACCGCGCAGATGGGCCTGCTGCACCCGGCGGTCTCGGAGATCTCCGCCATCCTGCAGAACGTGCGCGGCACCGGATACGAGGTCAGCGAGGAAACGCTGGGGGAGCCGGTGCCGTTGCCGGCCGACATCGTTCCTGCCACCCGCAGGATCATCCAGGAGATGCTCGCCAACGCGCTGCATCACGGCTGCGCCACCACCCCGATCTACGTCAGGCACTACTGGGGCGCCACGAGCTATACGCTGAGCCTGACGAACTATTTCGAGGCATCGGCCCTTTCCAAGCGCGCCGGGACCGGCATTGCCGGCATGCGCCAGCGCCTGGCAAGTCTGTCAGGCACCCTGAGCATCAATACCGAGGACGGGGTCGCCGGCGCCCCCGATCTGTTCACGATTGCCGCAACCTTTCCGCTCAACCACGAATGGACCACCCGTTGA